A DNA window from Anaerolineae bacterium contains the following coding sequences:
- a CDS encoding site-specific DNA-methyltransferase codes for MGTSVNKTDKTSFNINRLPPDLQRHLANVYQSEQIDDALAVDHVYQGDVRELLPKIQPNSIALSIWSPPYFVGKEYESDLSFKDWQSLLAYVINLHFPIIKPGGFLVINIADILVFKDPSIPKIQAEVVSSRRSTVTREDVLQAMAAHPDYNRYQIAKLLGCSEQTVDRRLNGNNIRGGKYETQTRIKIVGGLIEEWGLKAGFYMYDRRAWVKDAAWENSRWHSLSYKSVDEFEYLYVFWKPGVTKVDRTRLTPKEWRDWGSRGVWHIPSVRANDNHEAKFPLELPRRFIQLLTETHDIVLDCFMGSGTTAIAAIQQNRRFIGIELIEKYVNLAQTNIQKATAQQQLDLRPDKSDNGETYCLIQNNSQMTLPD; via the coding sequence ATGGGGACCTCTGTAAATAAAACTGATAAGACAAGTTTTAACATCAATAGGCTGCCACCAGACTTACAACGTCATCTGGCAAATGTTTATCAAAGCGAACAGATTGACGACGCATTAGCCGTAGATCACGTTTATCAAGGCGACGTGCGAGAACTTCTGCCTAAAATTCAGCCAAACAGCATTGCCCTGAGCATCTGGTCACCCCCTTATTTTGTTGGCAAAGAATACGAATCGGATTTATCATTTAAAGATTGGCAAAGTCTACTGGCTTATGTCATCAATCTCCATTTTCCCATCATTAAACCAGGCGGATTTCTGGTTATCAATATTGCCGACATTTTAGTTTTTAAAGACCCCTCGATACCAAAAATCCAAGCTGAAGTGGTTAGCAGCAGGCGTTCAACGGTGACACGAGAGGATGTGCTCCAGGCTATGGCTGCACACCCTGATTATAACCGTTACCAAATTGCCAAACTATTAGGCTGTAGTGAGCAAACTGTTGACCGCCGGCTCAACGGCAACAACATCCGGGGCGGCAAATATGAAACACAAACCAGGATAAAAATTGTGGGTGGTCTTATTGAAGAATGGGGGCTTAAGGCGGGTTTCTATATGTATGATAGACGCGCCTGGGTAAAAGACGCCGCCTGGGAAAATTCGCGCTGGCACAGTTTATCTTACAAATCAGTGGATGAGTTTGAGTATTTGTACGTGTTCTGGAAGCCCGGCGTGACCAAAGTTGATAGAACCAGATTAACCCCCAAGGAGTGGCGAGACTGGGGTTCGCGCGGGGTCTGGCATATTCCATCGGTGCGGGCAAATGATAACCATGAAGCAAAGTTCCCTCTGGAATTGCCCCGCCGCTTCATTCAACTATTGACCGAAACGCACGATATTGTGCTTGATTGTTTTATGGGCAGCGGCACAACCGCCATCGCCGCAATTCAGCAAAACCGGCGATTTATTGGCATAGAATTAATTGAAAAATACGTAAACTTAGCCCAAACAAACATTCAAAAAGCAACGGCTCAACAACAATTAGACTTGCGGCCTGATAAAAGTGATAATGGTGAAACATACTGCTTGATCCAAAACAACTCACAAATGACCTTGCCCGACTAG
- the rfbB gene encoding dTDP-glucose 4,6-dehydratase — MKNFLVTGGAGFIGSNFVHLLLDKYDRINVVVFDKLTYAGNPDNLAPVARDPRYHFYQGDICDAAAVDNVIQKHHIDVIVNFAAETHVDRSLMEPGSFIQTDVYGTYVLLEAAKKYGLERYHQVSTDEVYGQVLAGRSTEEDRLHTRSPYSASKAGGDLMCLAYYTSFDVPVTLTRGANNVGPYQYPEKVVPLFITNAIDNQPLPLYGDGKQMRDYQYVLDHCQAIDLVLQRGQIGQIYNIGTGAEMRNIDMARLILKLLNKPESLLQPITDRPGHDRRYALDIGKICGLGWEPAHTCAQAIESTVKWYVENESWWRKIKSGERYKEYYQQQYAGREIKA; from the coding sequence ATGAAAAACTTTTTGGTAACAGGCGGGGCCGGTTTTATTGGCTCCAACTTTGTGCATCTTTTGTTGGATAAGTATGACCGCATTAACGTGGTGGTGTTTGACAAATTGACCTACGCGGGCAACCCGGACAACCTGGCCCCGGTGGCCCGTGATCCCCGCTACCACTTTTATCAAGGCGATATTTGCGACGCCGCCGCCGTTGACAACGTTATCCAAAAACACCACATTGACGTGATTGTCAATTTTGCCGCCGAAACGCACGTGGACCGCTCGTTGATGGAGCCGGGCAGTTTTATTCAAACCGACGTGTACGGCACCTACGTTTTGCTGGAGGCGGCCAAAAAATATGGGCTGGAGCGTTATCACCAGGTGAGCACCGACGAAGTGTACGGCCAGGTGTTGGCAGGCCGCTCCACCGAAGAAGACCGCCTGCATACTCGCAGCCCCTACTCGGCCAGCAAGGCCGGGGGCGATTTGATGTGCCTGGCCTATTACACCAGCTTTGATGTGCCGGTCACCCTGACCCGGGGGGCCAATAACGTTGGCCCTTACCAATACCCTGAAAAAGTGGTGCCCCTTTTCATCACCAACGCCATAGACAACCAGCCCCTGCCCCTCTACGGCGACGGCAAACAAATGCGCGATTACCAGTACGTGTTGGACCACTGCCAAGCCATTGACCTGGTTTTGCAGCGGGGCCAAATTGGCCAGATCTACAACATCGGCACCGGCGCCGAAATGCGCAACATTGACATGGCCCGTTTGATTCTCAAACTGCTCAACAAACCCGAAAGCCTGCTCCAACCCATTACCGACCGCCCCGGCCACGATCGGCGTTACGCCCTGGATATTGGCAAAATTTGCGGCCTGGGCTGGGAGCCGGCCCACACCTGCGCGCAGGCCATTGAGTCTACGGTCAAGTGGTATGTTGAAAATGAGTCCTGGTGGCGCAAAATCAAGAGTGGAGAACGGTATAAAGAGTATTACCAGCAGCAGTATGCGGGCCGTGAGATAAAAGCTTAG
- a CDS encoding polymer-forming cytoskeletal protein produces the protein MLGRKKSPPIDKIETVIGANTNFKGRLVCDGSVRIDGICEEGVIETVGNIVVGPQAKVAANLIAENVSVSGAVTGQIKATGRLEILSTGKVWGDVDVGSFLLDDDGYFRGKLAMKEELPPPPIGAAAAEVKTAPAPEQPPADAATEG, from the coding sequence GTGCTGGGCAGAAAAAAATCCCCGCCTATTGACAAAATAGAAACCGTGATTGGGGCCAATACCAATTTTAAGGGCCGGCTGGTGTGCGATGGCAGCGTGCGGATTGACGGTATTTGCGAGGAGGGCGTGATTGAAACCGTGGGCAACATTGTGGTTGGTCCGCAAGCCAAAGTAGCCGCCAACCTTATTGCCGAGAATGTGTCGGTGAGTGGGGCGGTGACCGGCCAAATCAAAGCCACGGGCCGGTTGGAAATATTGAGCACCGGCAAGGTGTGGGGGGATGTTGACGTGGGCAGCTTTTTGCTGGATGACGACGGTTATTTCCGGGGCAAGCTGGCCATGAAAGAGGAATTGCCGCCGCCCCCCATAGGGGCCGCTGCGGCGGAAGTAAAAACAGCACCTGCTCCTGAGCAACCCCCTGCTGACGCGGCAACCGAAGGATAG
- a CDS encoding peptidylprolyl isomerase gives MADYEAAVGAGLPGTPTFFANQRYIPLSDLSQFQIPPFTGLSLFSKINQLKAQDKWQWYRQPEQVIDPEKEYTATIKTEKGDIVVELFADTAPINVNSFVFLANQGWYKGVTFHRVLPGFVAQGGDPTGLGLGFPGYRCSDEVTAERSFDGAGMVALANNGPDTNGSQFFITYDAAPNLNDGFTILGRVIEGQDVAENITPRDPQANPAAPPGDKIIDITVKEM, from the coding sequence ATGGCCGACTACGAGGCCGCAGTTGGGGCGGGCTTGCCCGGCACGCCCACTTTTTTTGCCAACCAACGTTATATTCCCCTGAGCGATTTAAGCCAATTTCAAATCCCCCCCTTTACGGGCTTGAGTCTTTTTAGCAAAATCAATCAACTCAAGGCGCAGGATAAGTGGCAGTGGTACCGGCAGCCGGAACAGGTTATTGACCCGGAAAAAGAGTATACGGCCACCATAAAAACCGAGAAAGGCGATATTGTGGTGGAACTTTTTGCGGATACCGCGCCCATAAATGTCAACAGTTTTGTTTTTTTGGCCAATCAGGGTTGGTATAAAGGCGTTACCTTTCACCGGGTTTTGCCCGGCTTTGTGGCCCAGGGGGGCGACCCCACCGGCCTGGGGCTGGGTTTCCCCGGCTATCGCTGTAGCGACGAAGTTACCGCCGAACGTAGTTTTGACGGGGCAGGGATGGTGGCCCTGGCCAATAACGGCCCCGACACCAACGGCAGCCAATTTTTTATTACCTACGATGCCGCGCCCAATTTGAACGATGGCTTTACCATTTTGGGCCGGGTGATTGAGGGGCAGGATGTGGCCGAAAACATCACCCCCCGCGACCCCCAAGCCAACCCGGCTGCCCCGCCGGGCGATAAAATTATTGATATTACCGTTAAAGAAATGTAG
- a CDS encoding helix-turn-helix transcriptional regulator: protein MEKFGEKLRFLRNQKSFTLRQLADMLEVSHSYIGQMERGEKVPNVDMVLKIAQIFNVSTDALIKDEVELED, encoded by the coding sequence ATGGAAAAATTTGGGGAGAAATTGCGCTTTTTGCGTAATCAAAAAAGTTTTACGCTGCGACAGTTGGCTGATATGCTTGAGGTCAGCCATAGCTATATTGGACAAATGGAGAGAGGTGAGAAAGTCCCTAATGTAGATATGGTGCTAAAAATTGCCCAAATCTTTAATGTTTCTACCGATGCGTTGATAAAGGATGAAGTGGAGCTAGAGGATTAG
- a CDS encoding DUF433 domain-containing protein, translated as MSEFVAEIVGGEPYQYYPLGQYVVRAIDVCGGRPTFKYTRIEITGTLERLAAGENIEEIVEGYGGRVSQEAIIEAVKLVTTQFIKTLPKLEPV; from the coding sequence ATGAGTGAATTTGTGGCCGAAATTGTCGGCGGTGAACCCTATCAATACTATCCCTTGGGCCAATATGTAGTGCGAGCTATTGATGTTTGTGGAGGCCGGCCCACTTTTAAATATACTCGCATTGAGATAACCGGAACCCTGGAACGCCTGGCTGCCGGCGAAAATATTGAGGAAATTGTTGAAGGCTATGGCGGCCGTGTTTCTCAAGAAGCAATTATTGAAGCCGTAAAACTCGTTACCACCCAATTTATCAAAACATTACCCAAATTAGAACCGGTTTGA